One region of Armigeres subalbatus isolate Guangzhou_Male chromosome 3, GZ_Asu_2, whole genome shotgun sequence genomic DNA includes:
- the LOC134222886 gene encoding uncharacterized protein LOC134222886, which translates to MTELDDYKREMVLLFLPFRSEMCDVLDCNKFLQLYDEHETVLMQKRKIYDCELNLEHTVEQYLRMCGMDADQDQEATTDKHDEYIRAINMNPNDDDIQNLPIHALNAVVKQRSNVMSKQAYCELVRATNPEQRSLILHVIHTMHSFDDNDKPMQIFFTGPAGSGKTFTLRILMETYNRFSQAHNAQNNAYVACASTGKAAVAIGGTTVHSAFRLTMSRRQNSKLSFETLQLYRNAFAHVQAIIVDEVSMIGANVLDTVHARLQDIKAEYDDPFGGMNMILVGDFRQLPPVNARFVWKPPANSMHGAVLWQSLRYFPLVRVMRQSDEQFSAVLTKIGNGERLTDEETKLIESRFRTVQWCRENVPNAVRLFPP; encoded by the exons ATGACAGAGCTCGACGATTACAAGCGTGAGATGGTTTTACTATTCCTTCCATTCCGTAGTGAGATGTGTGATGTGCTCGATTGCAACAAGTTTCTACAGTTGTACGATGAGCATGAAACCGTCTTGATGCAGAAAAGAAAGATATACGACTGCGAGTTGAACCTGGAACACACTGTCGAACAATATCTGCGTATGTGTGGTATGGATGCTGATCAGGATCAGGAAGCCACCACGGACAAGCACGACGAGTACATCCGGGCGATAAACATGAATCCGAACGACGACGACATACAGAACCTGCCAATTCATGCATTGAACGCCGTGGTTAAACAGCGGTCCAATGTCATGAGCAAGCAGGCTTACTGTGAACTGGTTCGAGCCACGAATCCTGAACAGCGTTCGTTGATTCTGCACGTCATCCACACAATGCATAGCTTCGACGATAACGACAAGCCGATGCAAATCTTCTTCACGGGTCCGGCTGGTAGCGGCAAAACGTTCACCTTGCGAATACTGATGGAGACATACAACAGGTTCAGTCAAGCACATAACGCACAGAACAACGCATATGTTGCTTGTGCTTCGACTGGCAAAGCTGCTGTTGCTATTGGCGGAACAACGGTCCATTCGGCTTTTCGTTTAACCATGTCCCGCAGACAAAACTCCAAGCTGAGTTTTGAAACGCTCCAGCTGTACCGAAATGCGTTTGCACATGTTCAGGCAATCATCGTCGATGAAGTCAGCATGATCGGTGCCAATGTGTTAGATACTGTTCACGCCCGGCTGCAAGATATTAAGGCGGAATATGACGATCCATTCGGTGGCATGAACATGATTCTCGTTGGAGACTTCCGGCAACTTCCGCCGGTGAACGCTAGATTTGTTTGGAAACCACCAGCAAATTCTATGCACGGTGCCGTACTCTGGCAATCGTTACGATACTTCCCTCTCGTCCGAGTCATGAGGCAGAGTGACGAGCAGTTTTCTGCCGTACTGACGAAGATTGGAAATGGTGAACGATTGACAG ACGAAGAAACCAAGCTGATCGAGAGTCGTTTCCGGACAGTGCAATGGTGCAGAGAAAACGTCCCGAATGCTGTACGTCTTTTTCCACCGTAA